In one Methylobacterium sp. SyP6R genomic region, the following are encoded:
- a CDS encoding response regulator transcription factor: MSTPALVDYGLASRGRRLVEVSEPAMDASQPEEEAGLKPAIAIIEPRQLVRECLRNCLAEAIPDHDVVTFASIDEWERGKVGHRDGDLVVLYYDPREAGRGSTQREAALRSRIGPNTSLVLLCDSEDPSEIVERLNEGARGYIPTNVSLKVAIEAMRLVRAGGVFVPASCLLQRRGGAEEAGAADPRSQFTPRQTAVLEQLQKGKANKIIAFELNMKESTVKVHVRNIMRKVGATNRTEVAIRAFESRSDMKL; this comes from the coding sequence ATGTCGACGCCTGCTCTCGTTGATTACGGCCTCGCTTCGCGGGGCCGCAGACTGGTCGAAGTGAGCGAACCCGCGATGGATGCGTCCCAGCCCGAGGAGGAAGCCGGACTGAAGCCCGCCATCGCGATCATCGAGCCGCGCCAGCTGGTGCGGGAATGCCTGCGCAACTGCCTGGCGGAGGCGATCCCCGACCACGACGTCGTGACCTTCGCGTCGATCGACGAGTGGGAACGGGGCAAGGTCGGGCATCGGGACGGCGACCTGGTGGTGCTCTACTACGATCCGCGGGAAGCCGGCCGCGGTTCCACCCAGCGCGAGGCCGCCCTGCGCTCGCGGATCGGGCCGAATACCAGTCTCGTCCTGCTCTGCGACAGCGAGGATCCGAGCGAGATCGTCGAACGCCTCAACGAGGGCGCCCGCGGCTACATCCCCACCAATGTCAGCCTGAAGGTCGCGATCGAGGCGATGCGGCTCGTGCGGGCCGGCGGCGTGTTCGTGCCGGCGAGCTGCCTGCTGCAGCGCCGCGGCGGGGCCGAGGAGGCGGGGGCCGCCGATCCCCGCAGCCAGTTCACCCCGCGCCAGACCGCGGTGCTGGAGCAGTTGCAGAAGGGCAAGGCGAACAAGATCATCGCCTTCGAGCTCAACATGAAGGAGAGCACCGTCAAGGTGCACGTGCGCAACATCATGCGCAAGGTCGGGGCGACCAACCGGACCGAGGTGGCGATCCGGGCCTTCGAATCCCGGTCCGACATGAAGCTGTGA